A window of the Lolium perenne isolate Kyuss_39 chromosome 7, Kyuss_2.0, whole genome shotgun sequence genome harbors these coding sequences:
- the LOC127317501 gene encoding peroxidase 1-like, whose protein sequence is MATIRPMLLPLGLMALLAASSAAVAQLEIGFYSKTCPQVEEIVREEMVKIIAAAPSLAGPLLRLHFHDCFVNGCDASVLLDSTKHNVAEKDAKPNKSLRGFGSVERVKAKLEAACPGVVSCADVLTLMSRDAVVLAKGPNWPVALGRRDGRASSAMEASDELPPAYGDIPLLVRIFASKGLNLKDLVVLSGAHTLGTAHCPSYADRLYNATGGGASLDPSLDSEYADKMRLKCKSLNDGSMLSEMDPGSYKTFDTSYYGHVAKRRGLFRSDAALLTDATTRDYVQRVATGKFDAEFFKDFSESMIKITPPLIKMGNVGVLTGAEGEIRKKCYVLN, encoded by the exons ATGGCGACAATCAGGCCTATGCTTCTCCCTCTTGGCCTCATGGCGCTTCTAGCAGCTAGCTCGGCAGCGGTGGCTCAGCTGGAGATCGGCTTCTACAGCAAGACATGCCCGCAAGTAGAGGAGATCGTCCGCGAGGAGATGGTCAAGATCATCGCCGCCGCGCCCAGCCTCGCCGGGCCGCTCCTCCGTCTCCATTTCCACGACTGCTTTGTCAAT GGTTGTGATGCCTCCGTGCTGCTCGATTCCACGAAGCACAACGTAGCGGAAAAGGACGCCAAGCCGAACAAGAGCCTGCGAGGGTTCGGCTCCGTGGAGCGGGTAAAGGCCAAGCTCGAGGCCGCCTGCCCGGGCGTCGTCTCCTGCGCCGACGTCCTCACCCTCATGTCCCGCGACGCCGTCGTGCTCGCCAAGGGCCCCAACTGGCCGGTGGCGCTGGGCAGGCGAGACGGCAGAGCGTCCAGTGCCATGGAAGCTAGCGACGAGCTTCCCCCGGCCTACGGCGACATCCCTCTGCTTGTCAGGATCTTCGCCTCCAAGGGGCTCAACCTCAAGGACCTCGTCGTCCTCTCCGGCGCCCACACCCTCGGCACCGCTCATTGCCCGTCCTACGCCGACCGCCTCTACAACGCCACCGGGGGCGGCGCGTCCTTGGACCCGTCCCTGGACAGCGAGTATGCTGATAAGATGAGGCTCAAGTGCAAGAGCTTGAACGACGGGAGCATGCTGTCGGAGATGGACCCGGGGAGCTACAAGACCTTCGACACCAGCTACTACGGCCACGTCGCAAAGCGCAGGGGCCTCTTCCGCTCTGACGCCGCACTCCTCACCGACGCCACCACCAGGGACTACGTCCAGCGTGTTGCCACGGGCAAGTTCGACGCCGAGTTCTTCAAGGACTTCAGCGAGTCCATGATCAAGATCA CTCCGCCCCTGATCAAGATGGGCAACGTTGGCGTGCTCACCGGGGCCGAGGGGGAGATAAGGAAGAAGTGTTATGTCCTGAACTAG